CCGACATCATTATTTGTACGCCCGGCCGCATGATTGCCCACCTCAACATGGGTTATGTAAAACTGCACGGACTCAAATACCTGGTGCTCGATGAAGCTGACCGTATGCTCGACATGGGTTTCCACGGCGATATCCTCCGCATCATCAACTACCTGCCCAAAGAGCGGCAGAACCTGCTGTTTAGTGCGACCATGCCGCCCAAAATCCGCGACCTGGCCAAGAAGATTTTGCACGACCCGGCAGAAATCAACATTGCCATCAGCAAGCCGCCGGAAAAAATAAAGCAGGGTGCTTTCATTGTATACGATGAGCAAAAAATAAAACTCGTAACACTCTTGTTGCGCACCACGCCGTACCGCTTGGCCATTGTGTTTTGTAGTAGCAAAGAGAGTGTAAAACGCCTCACCTTCGACCTGAAGAAAGCACACCTGAAAGTAGCCGAAATACACAGCGACCTGGAACAGCAGGAACGGGAACACGTACTGCTCGACTATCGCAACGAAAAGATTAAAATACTCGTGGCCACCGACATCATGAGCCGCGGTATTGATATCGACATCATTGATTTGGTGATTAACTACGACGTACCGCATGATGGGGAAGACTATGTGCACCGCATTGGCCGTACAGCCCGTGCCGAAAGAGATGGCACGGCCTTTACCTTGGTGAACCCCAGAGACCAGCGCAAGTTTGCCGGCATTGAAAAACTGCTGGAGAAAGAAGTGCCCAAGTTGCCCTTGCCCAGCGACCTTGGCCCGGCACCGGAATGGAAACCGTTTGAACGCCGCGAAGGCGGCTTTGGCGGTGGCCGTGGTGGTGGCGGCAAAAAGCCCTTCCGGGGCGATGGTAAAGGCAGGCCGCAAGGCGGTGGTGGCCGGCCCGGCGGTAAACCTGGCGGCGGCAAGCCCGGTGGTTTCCGACCCAAACCTGGCGGCGGCGGTGGCCCTAAACCTCCGCAAGCATAAATACAATCACGATAATCAACAGGCTGCAGGATTTTCATGCAGCCTGTTTTCTTTTCTATGGTCCTCGTCTCCGGACGAGGATTTAGTGGTTGTCAGATGCTATCTGGCAGTTGCGACTGTGGTCGGGGATGTACTTGGTAATTTGGAATGTTTTGTGTGCAGGCTTTGTAGAAACCGTTGAAACGGTTTTATGTAATTGCTCGTAATGCAATAGCCCACGGTTTAAACCGTGGGCTATTGTTGCACCTCCAATAGGAGTTTGGAGTGAGGGGAACGTTGGCTATCAAGCACCAACAACCACCCACCCACCATTTATTTCACCAGCTTCAATTCTTTGATGATGTTGCTGGCACCACCAAGTTTATCTACACACCACAGCACGTAGCGAATGTCTACGCAAATGGTGCGGCAAAGGTCTTTATCGAAATTGATTTTGTGGCTGAGGGCTTCGTAGTTGCCATCAAATGCCAGGCCAATGAGTTCGCCATTGCCATTGATAACAGGTGAGCCGCTGTTGCCACCGGTAATGTCGTCGGTGGTAATAAAACCAATCACCAGGTCTTTGCGAACGGGGTCGGCATAGGGACCAAAGTCTTTCTTTTTCAGCAATTCAATTTGCTTAGCGGGCAAATCAAACTCATAATCGCCGGGCTTGTATTTTTCCAGTAAGCCGCTGCTGGTGGTTACAAAATCATACTTCACGCCATCTCGGGGCTTGTACGATTTTACATTGCCAAATGAAGTACGCATGCTAAAGTTGGCATCGGGGTACATCACTTTGGTAGCGTTGGCTTCGCGGTAGGCTTTCAGGTACAGGTGGCCCAGCTCTGCATTGGCGTTGTTGAATGCATCGAGTTGTGGTTTGTACTTGTTCCAGTTTTCGCGGAAAGATTTGGCAGTATAATACAATGGGTCATTTTGCAGTGAGCCGGCATCGGGGTTGCCCACAAACGTGGTCCACTTTTGATCATCGAGAATGAGGCTGTTGGCAAACGCTGCCGCTGCCCACATTTTGTACGTGTTGTCATCATTCAGGCTGCCAAAGCCTTGCTTCATGAGGTTGTAAAACATCACGGGTTGCTGGTCGGGCACAATGTCTTTGTTGAAAGCTTTCACCAGCTGCCACAGCATTTGCTGCTCGCTGGGTTTGTTCAGGTCCTTCAGCAGGGCAGTACGGGCAGCCGTGAGGTCGGCCAATGCTTTTTTAGCATCGCCGCCACCCTTGGTGAGGAAGCGTTCTACCGCTTCTAAACGGTTGGCAAATTTGATAACGGAAGGGCCGGTAATGCCTTGTTCATAGTATTCTTTTTGCTTGGCATAAGGCAACCATGCCGCGTAGGCTTTTTCATAATTGCTGAAAATACCTGCATACTCCGCTTTGTTGTTTTTGCTGATCCACGCCTGCAATGCATCTTCTTGTTTTTTCTTGGTGGCGTACACATCGTACTTCAGCAGTTGCTTGGTTTCGCCATCATAAAACTTCCAGTAGTTGGCCAGGCTGGCAAAGTTGCTGGCGAGTTGCAATTTCACCGCCGCATCTTTTTTCATTTCTTCAAACATGGCTTTCAAACGAATGTCACGCATGTACACGAAGGCTGGATTTTTTACATCTGTAGCCAGCTTTATGCCATACGAAGTTTCGAAACGGTTGGTGCTGCCGGGATAACCGAAAATCATGCTGAAGTCGCCTTCTTTTACACCCTTGAGACTGATGGGTAAAAAGTGCTTGGGTTTCAGCGGAACGTTTTCGGTACTGAAGTCGGCGGGCTTGCCATCTTTACCGGCATATACGCGGAAGATGCTGAAGTCGCCGGTGTGGCGGGGCCACTCCCAGTTGTCGGTATCGCCGCCAAACTTGCCTACACTTTCGGGGGGTGTACCTACCAGTCGTACGTCTTTAAAACGTTCGTAGGTGTACATGATAAACTGGTTGTCTTTAAACATGCCATACACACGGGCTTCGTAGTGAGTGCCGGCAGTAGCGGCTTTGGCAATGGCGTCAAATACGCCGGCCTTTTTGGCTTCCCAGTCTTTCCAGCTGAGGCCTTTCATGCTGTCGAGTACTTGTTTGGTTACATCATCAATGCGTACCAAAAACTGTACACTCAGTCCGGCAGAAGGAATTTCGTCGGCTTTTGTTTTGGCATAAAAGCCATCCCTCAGGTAGTTGTTTTGCATGCTGCTGGCACTGGCAATAGCGCCGTAGCCGCAGTGGTGGTTGGTAAAAATCAATCCTTCGGCACTTACGATTTCGCCGGTGCAACCGCCACCAAAAATGATGATGGCATCTTTCAACGAGCTTTTATTGATGCTGTACAATTGTTCGGGTGTCAGCTTCAATCCTTTGGCTTTCATTTCAGCATATTTCTGCTGACCCAGCAGGTAGGGCAGCCACATGCCCTCGTCGGCCATGGCCGTCATGCTCAATAGCAAGCCAATGGCTACAAACAGTTTTTTCATACTCAAGTCGGTTTAAAAAATAGTTGGCACAAACCTATGCCAAATGCCGTGTCGGCGCTGCCAATTTCCGTTAAAGCCCTGCATAAAAACATGACTTGGAACAGCTCATTTTTTGATGGGACGAAGATTGGCAGGATGGGAACGGATTTGCGCTGATTTTTCTCTCTCAGGCCTCCCGGCCTGTGAGCATTGGTTACTCTATGGCAATAGATGGATAGCCGCTGATGCACGGATTTTTTATGTAACAGTTGGACGAGGATTTGCAGGATAGGAACGGAGGAACACGGATTTTGATTGGGATAAAACAATGTTCTAATCCACAGACGATTTGCTGATCGACGATAAAAGCCCCAAAGGGGCGGAATACTTTAAGCCAAGGGTGTAGCCCTTGGTAGTAAGGAAACACAAAACAAACAAAGCCCTGAAAGGGCGGTATAAAATGATAGCCGCAGATACACAGATTATTGGATAAAAGAGTGCCTTTTCAATCTGTGAATTCGTGGCGTAAAACAATTCTGGCCACAGATGCACAGATTTTTCGACTAATACCAACAGCCTTCACATCATGTGAAGGCTGTTGGTATTACTTAAAACAAAGTATTTACATGCTCCAACTAACGGTGCCGTCTTTTTCATCTTTCAGCTGAATGCCCAAGGTCATCAGTTGGTTGCGGATGGCATCGCTGGTTTGGTAGTCTTTGCGGGCCTTGGCTTCTTTGCGCAGCTGAATGAGCACATCCATCACGCCGCCCAGTTTGCCATCATCC
The Phnomibacter ginsenosidimutans genome window above contains:
- a CDS encoding DEAD/DEAH box helicase, giving the protein MGYQNATPVQEQVIPLIMEGRDLIASAQTGTGKTAAFLLPIIHKLLTEPRDHHSVNCLVIVPTRELAVQISQALEGMSYFTDIGGIPVYGGGDGDLFSQEKKALSTGADIIICTPGRMIAHLNMGYVKLHGLKYLVLDEADRMLDMGFHGDILRIINYLPKERQNLLFSATMPPKIRDLAKKILHDPAEINIAISKPPEKIKQGAFIVYDEQKIKLVTLLLRTTPYRLAIVFCSSKESVKRLTFDLKKAHLKVAEIHSDLEQQEREHVLLDYRNEKIKILVATDIMSRGIDIDIIDLVINYDVPHDGEDYVHRIGRTARAERDGTAFTLVNPRDQRKFAGIEKLLEKEVPKLPLPSDLGPAPEWKPFERREGGFGGGRGGGGKKPFRGDGKGRPQGGGGRPGGKPGGGKPGGFRPKPGGGGGPKPPQA
- a CDS encoding S46 family peptidase — translated: MKKLFVAIGLLLSMTAMADEGMWLPYLLGQQKYAEMKAKGLKLTPEQLYSINKSSLKDAIIIFGGGCTGEIVSAEGLIFTNHHCGYGAIASASSMQNNYLRDGFYAKTKADEIPSAGLSVQFLVRIDDVTKQVLDSMKGLSWKDWEAKKAGVFDAIAKAATAGTHYEARVYGMFKDNQFIMYTYERFKDVRLVGTPPESVGKFGGDTDNWEWPRHTGDFSIFRVYAGKDGKPADFSTENVPLKPKHFLPISLKGVKEGDFSMIFGYPGSTNRFETSYGIKLATDVKNPAFVYMRDIRLKAMFEEMKKDAAVKLQLASNFASLANYWKFYDGETKQLLKYDVYATKKKQEDALQAWISKNNKAEYAGIFSNYEKAYAAWLPYAKQKEYYEQGITGPSVIKFANRLEAVERFLTKGGGDAKKALADLTAARTALLKDLNKPSEQQMLWQLVKAFNKDIVPDQQPVMFYNLMKQGFGSLNDDNTYKMWAAAAFANSLILDDQKWTTFVGNPDAGSLQNDPLYYTAKSFRENWNKYKPQLDAFNNANAELGHLYLKAYREANATKVMYPDANFSMRTSFGNVKSYKPRDGVKYDFVTTSSGLLEKYKPGDYEFDLPAKQIELLKKKDFGPYADPVRKDLVIGFITTDDITGGNSGSPVINGNGELIGLAFDGNYEALSHKINFDKDLCRTICVDIRYVLWCVDKLGGASNIIKELKLVK